A region from the Mustela erminea isolate mMusErm1 chromosome 10, mMusErm1.Pri, whole genome shotgun sequence genome encodes:
- the NHLH2 gene encoding helix-loop-helix protein 2 has protein sequence MMLSPDQAADSDHPSSAHSDPESLGGADAKVLGSVSDLEPVEEAEGDGKGGSRAALYPHPQQLSREEKRRRRRATAKYRSAHATRERIRVEAFNLAFAELRKLLPTLPPDKKLSKIEILRLAICYISYLNHVLDV, from the coding sequence ATGATGCTGAGTCCGGACCAAGCCGCCGACTCGGACCACCCCAGCTCGGCGCACTCGGACCCGGAATCTTTGGGCGGCGCGGACGCCAAGGTGCTGGGCAGCGTGTCGGACCTGGAGCCCGTGGAGGAGGCCGAGGGCGACGGCAAGGGCGGCAGCCGGGCCGCGCTCTACCCGCACCCGCAGCAGCTGAGCCGAGAGGAGAAGCGCCGCCGCCGGCGCGCCACCGCCAAGTATCGCTCGGCTCATGCCACCCGCGAGCGCATCCGCGTGGAGGCCTTCAACTTGGCCTTCGCCGAGCTCCGCAAACTGCTGCCCACGCTGCCCCCGGACAAGAAGCTCTCCAAGATCGAGATCCTGCGCCTGGCCATCTGCTACATCTCCTATCTCAATCACGTCCTGGACGTGTAG